The following coding sequences are from one Streptomyces sp. V3I7 window:
- a CDS encoding phosphopantetheine-binding protein yields MTSGVPENFVQDVKAIWLEVLGAEADFDSGFLENGGDSFRAVLFTARVFEVTGQEMAYLDVLEATGVGALCALV; encoded by the coding sequence ATGACATCCGGTGTGCCTGAAAATTTCGTCCAGGACGTGAAGGCCATTTGGCTTGAGGTTCTGGGAGCGGAAGCGGATTTCGACTCCGGATTTCTGGAGAACGGTGGGGACTCGTTCCGTGCGGTGTTGTTCACCGCGCGAGTCTTCGAAGTCACGGGCCAGGAGATGGCCTACCTCGACGTGCTCGAGGCCACCGGAGTGGGGGCGCTGTGCGCGCTCGTCTGA